A portion of the Feifania hominis genome contains these proteins:
- a CDS encoding cysteine desulfurase family protein, with translation MEHYLDNSATTKPYPQAVWAMTEVLTRDYGNPSSAHRKGVESEAHLRAARETVAKTLACEADELFFTSGGTEADNLAILGGAAARSRAGRHIVTTDSEHPAVENAVGRLEERGFTVTRLSTRGGMIDPAALEAALRPDTALVSMMMVNNETGAVYPVNRVRELLEQRSPNALFHIDAVQGYGKLPFSVKKLGCDLLTVSAHKIGGPKGVGALYVRRGVHIESLVCGGGQEGNLRSGTENLPGIAGFAAACEATFDDLPRKLQALRALREELICRLGEQLPQAIVHLPAQAAPHIVNFSLPPYKSETLVHALEQYDVFVSGGSACNAKKKVRSRALTAFGLPDEQVDSALRVSFCFENTREDIDALLDALGAAAASLAAGTV, from the coding sequence ATGGAACACTACCTCGACAACAGCGCGACCACCAAACCCTACCCGCAGGCGGTGTGGGCGATGACCGAGGTGCTCACGCGCGACTACGGCAACCCCTCGTCGGCGCACCGCAAGGGAGTCGAGAGCGAGGCGCATCTGCGCGCGGCACGCGAAACGGTGGCGAAGACGCTCGCCTGCGAGGCGGACGAGCTCTTTTTCACCTCGGGCGGCACCGAGGCGGACAATCTCGCAATTCTCGGCGGCGCGGCGGCCCGCAGCCGTGCGGGCCGCCATATCGTCACCACCGACTCGGAGCATCCGGCGGTGGAAAACGCCGTGGGCCGGCTCGAGGAGCGGGGCTTTACGGTCACCCGCCTGTCGACGCGCGGCGGCATGATTGACCCCGCCGCGCTCGAGGCCGCCCTGCGGCCGGACACCGCGCTTGTGAGCATGATGATGGTCAACAACGAGACCGGCGCCGTCTACCCGGTAAACCGGGTGCGCGAACTTCTTGAGCAGAGAAGCCCGAACGCCCTGTTTCACATCGACGCCGTACAGGGCTACGGCAAGCTGCCCTTTTCGGTGAAGAAGCTCGGGTGCGATCTGCTGACGGTCAGCGCCCACAAAATCGGCGGGCCAAAGGGCGTGGGCGCCCTCTATGTGCGCCGGGGCGTACACATCGAGAGCCTTGTGTGCGGCGGCGGGCAGGAGGGAAACCTGCGCTCGGGCACCGAAAATCTGCCCGGCATCGCGGGCTTTGCGGCGGCCTGCGAGGCGACGTTTGACGACCTGCCCAGGAAGCTTCAGGCTCTTCGCGCTCTGCGCGAGGAGCTCATATGCCGCCTCGGCGAACAGCTCCCGCAGGCGATTGTACATCTGCCGGCGCAGGCGGCGCCCCACATCGTCAACTTCTCTCTGCCGCCCTACAAGTCGGAGACGCTTGTGCACGCGCTCGAGCAGTATGACGTCTTTGTCTCGGGCGGTTCGGCCTGCAACGCAAAGAAGAAAGTGAGAAGCCGCGCGCTCACGGCTTTCGGTCTGCCGGACGAGCAGGTCGACAGCGCGCTTCGCGTGAGCTTCTGTTTTGAAAACACCCGCGAGGACATCGACGCGCTGCTCGATGCGCTGGGGGCCGCTGCGGCCTCGCTCGCCGCGGGAACAGTATAG
- a CDS encoding ATP-binding protein has protein sequence MAYQREVYRAVEEQFAARRRENESERQRRKDEVYAKLPRLREIEREIAQTSIALTRTILRGGPVKETVKKIKESNMALRAERTELLAELSLPYDYLDVKPHCRRCGDEGFVGGRMCGCFARELKKAAYEMSNLGGALRDQSFKNFKLDYYSDEAKVTDGKLTERELMSKNYETVKKFAEGFDTDRMLGLLFFGGPGLGKTHLSTAVARELIDSGHSVVYETAPDIFAKYERERFGRLDQPGDLDQYEQTDLLIVDDLGTEFSSPFVQSVFFSLVNSRMIHGRKTIVSTNLALKDLSVRYGEKIISRIFGEFGMLHFVGTDVRAQKRRGQTRR, from the coding sequence ATGGCCTACCAGAGAGAGGTGTACCGCGCGGTCGAGGAGCAGTTCGCCGCCCGCCGCCGCGAGAATGAGAGCGAGCGCCAGCGCAGAAAGGACGAGGTCTACGCAAAGCTGCCCCGCCTGCGCGAGATTGAGCGGGAGATTGCGCAGACGTCGATTGCCCTGACGCGCACCATTCTGCGCGGCGGCCCCGTCAAGGAGACGGTCAAAAAGATCAAAGAGAGCAACATGGCGCTTCGCGCCGAGCGAACCGAGCTGCTCGCGGAGCTGTCGCTGCCCTACGACTACCTTGATGTAAAGCCCCACTGCCGCCGGTGCGGCGACGAGGGCTTTGTCGGGGGCAGGATGTGCGGCTGCTTTGCGCGCGAGCTCAAAAAGGCGGCCTATGAGATGTCGAACCTCGGCGGTGCGCTCAGGGACCAGAGCTTTAAAAATTTCAAGCTCGACTACTACTCGGATGAGGCCAAAGTCACCGACGGCAAGCTCACCGAGCGCGAGCTGATGAGCAAAAATTACGAGACGGTCAAAAAGTTTGCCGAGGGCTTTGACACCGACCGCATGCTCGGGCTGCTCTTCTTCGGCGGGCCGGGGCTCGGCAAGACCCACCTCTCGACCGCGGTGGCGCGCGAGCTGATCGACAGCGGCCACTCGGTGGTCTATGAGACCGCGCCCGACATCTTTGCAAAGTACGAGCGCGAGCGCTTCGGCCGCCTCGACCAGCCGGGGGATCTCGACCAGTACGAGCAGACCGATCTTCTGATTGTGGACGATCTCGGCACGGAGTTTTCGTCGCCCTTTGTGCAGTCGGTGTTCTTCTCGCTGGTAAACTCGCGCATGATTCACGGCAGGAAGACGATCGTCAGCACCAACCTCGCCCTCAAGGACCTGTCGGTGCGCTATGGGGAGAAGATCATCTCGCGCATCTTCGGGGAATTCGGCATGCTCCACTTCGTGGGCACGGATGTGCGCGCCCAGAAGCGGCGCGGCCAGACGAGGAGGTAG
- a CDS encoding DUF6054 family protein, with protein sequence MATIVLRGRGDLSRIADGLLEGVLANGMSCELVEQTERTVGDARIAFLVFEKFYYRASNRLSLSALLIEQGGVIDATLVGAGGGQGPLLRFDWGSEENFAGVGAEVLEGLGFTRV encoded by the coding sequence ATGGCGACCATTGTGCTCAGAGGCCGCGGCGACCTGTCGCGAATTGCAGACGGTCTGCTGGAGGGTGTGCTTGCAAACGGCATGAGCTGTGAGCTCGTCGAACAGACCGAGCGGACCGTGGGCGACGCGCGCATCGCCTTTCTGGTCTTTGAAAAGTTCTACTACCGCGCCTCCAACCGCCTGAGCCTGTCGGCGCTGCTCATCGAGCAGGGCGGTGTGATCGACGCGACGCTCGTCGGCGCGGGCGGCGGCCAGGGGCCGCTGCTGCGATTCGACTGGGGCAGCGAGGAAAACTTCGCCGGCGTCGGCGCCGAGGTTCTCGAGGGCCTCGGCTTCACACGGGTTTAG
- the rsmA gene encoding 16S rRNA (adenine(1518)-N(6)/adenine(1519)-N(6))-dimethyltransferase RsmA, which translates to MENTLCSLKTIQDIRARHGFAFTKSLGQNFLINPQIPRQIAEGAGIDADTGVIEVGPGIGCLTFELAQRAKKVVAVELDRSLLPVLGETLAAFDNVSVVNADVLKLDLGELIEREFAGMRVVVCANLPYYITTPVIMKFLEEGLSVDSLTVMVQREVAERFLAPAGQKEYGAISVAVQYYSAPRLLLRVGRGNFHPAPKVDSAVIRMDILQDRGAKVANEAFFLSVVRAAFGQRRKTLQNALANGLAQIGKQDVVKALTEMGLDADIRGERLSLSEFAALSDLLIQYLHNCEKFHK; encoded by the coding sequence ATGGAAAACACACTGTGCAGTCTCAAGACCATACAGGACATCCGCGCGCGACACGGCTTTGCCTTTACAAAGTCGCTCGGGCAGAATTTTCTGATCAACCCCCAGATTCCCCGGCAGATCGCCGAGGGCGCGGGGATCGACGCGGACACCGGCGTCATCGAGGTGGGGCCGGGAATCGGCTGCCTGACATTCGAGCTTGCGCAGCGCGCGAAGAAAGTGGTGGCAGTCGAGCTCGACCGCTCGCTTCTGCCTGTGCTCGGCGAGACGCTCGCCGCGTTTGACAACGTGAGCGTCGTCAACGCCGATGTGCTGAAGCTCGACCTCGGCGAACTCATCGAGCGCGAATTCGCGGGTATGCGGGTCGTGGTCTGCGCCAATCTGCCCTACTACATCACGACGCCGGTCATCATGAAATTTCTGGAGGAGGGCCTTTCGGTCGACAGCCTCACAGTCATGGTGCAGCGCGAGGTGGCCGAGCGCTTTCTCGCCCCCGCCGGACAAAAGGAGTACGGCGCCATCTCCGTCGCGGTGCAGTACTACAGCGCTCCGCGGCTTTTGCTGCGGGTGGGAAGAGGGAATTTTCACCCGGCGCCAAAGGTCGACTCCGCGGTGATCCGAATGGACATTTTGCAGGATCGGGGAGCAAAAGTTGCAAATGAGGCATTTTTTCTGTCGGTGGTGCGCGCCGCTTTCGGCCAGCGCAGAAAGACGCTGCAAAACGCGCTGGCAAACGGCCTTGCGCAGATTGGCAAGCAGGATGTCGTCAAAGCCCTTACGGAAATGGGGCTTGACGCCGACATCCGCGGCGAGCGGCTGAGCCTTTCGGAGTTTGCGGCGCTCAGCGATTTGTTAATACAATATTTACACAATTGCGAGAAATTTCACAAATAA
- a CDS encoding phosphoenolpyruvate carboxykinase (GTP), translated as MTKNQHVLKWVDEMTALVKPAKVVWIDGSEAQLEELRKEGTKTGELIKLNEELLPGCYYHRSALNDVARVENRTLICTTRKEEAGPTNNWMEKDEAYSMLRKIFDGCMAGRTMYVIPYSMGIVGSPFAKYGVEITDSIYVVVSMAIMTRMGNEVWDALGDSDDWVRGLHSKCELDEEKRYIAHFPEDNTIWSCNSGYGGNVLLGKKCFALRIASAQGRREGWMAEHMLILGIENPQGETKYIAAAFPSACGKTNLAMLIPPEGYRKAGYKVWCVGDDIAWLRIGPDGRLWAMNPENGFFGVAPGTSEKTNFNALQSTKKNSIFTNVVLNLDNNTVWWEGMDKNPPENALDWKGNPWNGKTSTEKGAHPNSRFTAPAINCPCISKEFNNPQGVPISAIVFGGRRAKTAPLVYESRNWQHGVFVGSIMASETTAAAAGAVGVVRRDPMAMIPFCGYNMGDYFAHWLEMGKKIPNPPKIFNVNWFRLDDEGHFIWPGFGDNMRVLMWMLDRCEGKVGADETAIGFEPKPEDINIEGLDGVTIDTIKELLSVDKEHWKEDVKNIKEFYAKFDRLPKEMEEELAILEKNLA; from the coding sequence ATGACCAAAAATCAGCATGTACTCAAATGGGTCGACGAGATGACCGCTCTCGTGAAACCCGCCAAAGTTGTCTGGATCGACGGTTCCGAAGCCCAGCTCGAAGAGCTCAGAAAAGAGGGCACAAAGACCGGCGAGCTCATCAAACTCAACGAGGAGCTGCTTCCGGGCTGCTACTACCACAGATCCGCTCTCAACGACGTCGCGAGAGTTGAGAACAGAACGCTGATCTGCACCACCAGGAAAGAGGAGGCCGGCCCCACCAACAACTGGATGGAGAAAGACGAGGCCTACTCCATGCTGCGCAAGATCTTCGACGGCTGCATGGCCGGACGCACGATGTACGTCATCCCCTACTCGATGGGCATCGTCGGCTCGCCCTTTGCCAAGTACGGCGTTGAGATCACCGACAGCATCTACGTCGTCGTGAGCATGGCCATCATGACCCGTATGGGCAATGAGGTCTGGGACGCGCTCGGCGACAGCGACGACTGGGTCCGCGGCCTGCACTCCAAGTGCGAGCTCGACGAGGAGAAGAGATACATCGCCCACTTCCCGGAGGACAACACCATCTGGTCGTGCAACTCCGGCTACGGCGGCAACGTCCTGCTCGGCAAGAAGTGCTTCGCGCTGCGCATCGCCTCCGCGCAGGGCCGCAGAGAGGGCTGGATGGCTGAGCACATGCTCATCCTCGGCATTGAGAACCCGCAGGGTGAGACCAAGTACATCGCCGCTGCGTTCCCGTCTGCCTGCGGCAAGACCAACCTCGCCATGCTGATTCCGCCGGAGGGCTACCGCAAGGCCGGCTACAAGGTCTGGTGTGTCGGCGACGACATCGCCTGGCTGAGAATCGGACCGGACGGCCGCCTGTGGGCCATGAACCCCGAGAACGGCTTCTTCGGCGTCGCGCCCGGCACGAGTGAGAAGACCAACTTCAACGCTCTGCAGTCGACCAAGAAGAATTCCATCTTCACCAACGTCGTGCTCAATCTCGACAACAACACCGTCTGGTGGGAGGGCATGGACAAGAATCCGCCCGAGAACGCGCTCGACTGGAAAGGCAATCCCTGGAACGGCAAGACCTCGACCGAAAAGGGCGCCCATCCGAACAGCCGCTTCACCGCACCGGCGATCAACTGCCCCTGCATCTCCAAGGAGTTCAACAACCCCCAGGGTGTGCCGATCTCTGCGATCGTCTTCGGCGGCAGAAGAGCCAAGACCGCTCCCCTGGTCTACGAATCCCGCAACTGGCAGCACGGCGTCTTCGTCGGCTCCATCATGGCCTCTGAGACCACCGCTGCGGCGGCGGGCGCCGTCGGCGTTGTGCGCCGCGACCCGATGGCCATGATTCCGTTCTGCGGCTACAACATGGGCGACTACTTTGCCCACTGGCTCGAGATGGGCAAGAAGATTCCGAATCCGCCGAAGATCTTCAACGTCAACTGGTTCCGCCTCGACGACGAGGGTCACTTCATCTGGCCGGGCTTCGGCGACAACATGAGAGTTCTCATGTGGATGCTCGACCGCTGCGAGGGCAAGGTCGGCGCGGATGAGACCGCCATCGGCTTTGAGCCCAAGCCCGAGGACATCAACATCGAGGGCCTCGACGGCGTCACCATCGACACCATCAAGGAGCTTCTGTCGGTCGACAAGGAGCACTGGAAAGAGGACGTCAAGAACATCAAGGAGTTCTATGCGAAATTCGACCGTCTCCCCAAGGAGATGGAGGAGGAGCTCGCCATCCTCGAGAAGAACCTCGCCTAA
- a CDS encoding DnaD domain protein — protein MGIRFRFENRNNFFLVPNAVVDRHLGELTLGELRVLLYLLRNPACTEENELCRALSMSREEIGQQVCALVEREIFTLTDGVVTLNPLLPCQDAPTERKPARRSYTQRDIETAMERDPHLRGAFQEIQKKFDKPLSPTECEVLYSVMDYYGFSPELVYVLADYVVGEGRRSVRYLEKVAADWNDRGIRTLEAAEDYIEQQHARRSYEGMVKRVFGISGRNLTTREKNFIRQWKDEFGFGEEMILAAFETGVDRTGKMAFAYINKILASWHEKGYRTPDDCKKEKNPRRKGPPETEHSFDMDELEQWAFQVTYGSESEK, from the coding sequence ATGGGAATCCGATTCCGCTTTGAAAACAGAAACAACTTCTTTCTCGTGCCGAACGCCGTGGTCGACCGGCATCTGGGCGAGCTCACCCTCGGGGAGCTGCGGGTGCTTTTGTATCTGCTGCGCAATCCCGCCTGCACGGAGGAAAATGAGCTTTGCCGGGCGCTCTCCATGAGCCGGGAAGAGATCGGCCAGCAGGTCTGCGCGCTTGTGGAGCGGGAGATTTTCACCCTCACAGACGGCGTGGTGACCTTAAACCCGCTTCTGCCCTGCCAGGACGCGCCAACTGAGCGAAAGCCCGCGCGGCGCAGCTACACCCAGCGCGATATTGAGACCGCCATGGAGCGCGACCCCCATCTGCGCGGCGCGTTTCAGGAGATTCAGAAGAAATTTGACAAGCCCCTCTCGCCGACCGAGTGCGAGGTGCTCTACTCGGTGATGGACTACTACGGCTTTTCGCCGGAGCTTGTCTATGTGCTGGCGGACTATGTCGTCGGCGAGGGCAGGCGCAGCGTGCGGTATCTGGAGAAGGTGGCGGCCGACTGGAACGACCGGGGCATCCGAACGCTCGAGGCGGCCGAGGACTACATCGAGCAGCAGCACGCCCGCCGCTCCTACGAGGGCATGGTCAAGCGCGTGTTCGGCATCAGCGGGCGCAATCTGACGACCAGAGAGAAGAACTTCATCCGCCAGTGGAAAGACGAGTTCGGCTTCGGGGAGGAGATGATCCTCGCGGCCTTTGAAACCGGCGTGGACCGCACGGGAAAAATGGCCTTTGCCTACATCAACAAGATTCTCGCCAGCTGGCACGAAAAGGGCTACCGCACGCCCGACGACTGCAAAAAAGAGAAAAACCCCAGGCGCAAGGGGCCGCCCGAGACCGAGCACAGCTTTGACATGGATGAGCTTGAGCAGTGGGCGTTTCAGGTGACCTACGGATCGGAGAGTGAGAAGTAA
- the thiI gene encoding tRNA uracil 4-sulfurtransferase ThiI: MKEVILVKYGEIVLKGQNRLYFDNILQRNIRYRLKSLGAFQYKFAQSTLYITPPEAADDPFGFSESVTDQAVERLLKIFGIASVSVAAVTEKQLAAISQAACERFGEVLRAARTFKVEAKRSDKTFPMTSMELMREVGGDILERFPHLKVDVHNPEVTVVVEIRDFAAYVHAKNLRGAGGLPVGCNGMAALMLSGGIDSPVAGHMMAKRGMKLVGVHFHSYPYTSDKAKEKVLRLAKAMTPYCGGFPVFVVPFTKIQEQIKAHCDTENFTIVMRRLMMKITERIALREGCQAIVTGESLGQVASQTVQGIAVSNAAAERLPVLRPLIGMDKDEIIALSRRIGTFDISIEPYEDCCALFSPKHPNTKPLLEAIEREERKLPLEELIDEAVRGAEIHNISLK; the protein is encoded by the coding sequence GTGAAAGAGGTCATTCTGGTCAAATACGGCGAAATTGTGCTCAAGGGGCAAAACCGCCTCTACTTTGACAACATATTACAGCGAAACATCCGCTACCGGCTGAAAAGTCTGGGTGCGTTCCAGTACAAATTCGCCCAGTCGACGCTCTACATCACGCCGCCCGAGGCGGCCGACGACCCGTTCGGCTTTTCTGAGAGCGTGACCGATCAGGCCGTCGAGCGGCTCTTGAAGATCTTCGGCATCGCCTCGGTCTCGGTGGCGGCCGTCACCGAAAAGCAGCTCGCAGCCATCTCGCAGGCCGCCTGCGAGCGCTTTGGCGAGGTGCTGCGCGCGGCGCGCACGTTCAAGGTGGAGGCCAAGCGCAGCGACAAGACCTTTCCCATGACTTCGATGGAGCTCATGCGCGAGGTCGGCGGCGACATTCTCGAGCGCTTTCCCCATCTCAAGGTGGATGTGCACAACCCCGAGGTGACGGTGGTGGTCGAGATCCGCGACTTTGCGGCCTATGTACACGCGAAGAACCTCAGGGGCGCGGGGGGGCTGCCGGTCGGCTGCAACGGCATGGCGGCGCTGATGCTCTCGGGCGGCATCGACAGCCCGGTGGCGGGCCACATGATGGCAAAGCGCGGCATGAAGCTTGTGGGCGTGCACTTTCACTCCTACCCCTACACCAGCGACAAGGCCAAGGAGAAGGTGCTGCGCCTGGCAAAGGCCATGACCCCCTACTGCGGCGGATTCCCGGTTTTCGTGGTGCCCTTTACAAAGATCCAGGAGCAGATCAAGGCCCACTGTGACACCGAGAATTTCACCATTGTCATGCGCCGGCTCATGATGAAGATCACCGAGCGCATCGCGCTGCGCGAGGGCTGCCAGGCGATTGTCACCGGCGAGAGTCTCGGCCAGGTTGCGAGCCAGACCGTGCAGGGCATCGCGGTGTCGAACGCCGCGGCCGAGCGCCTGCCGGTGCTGCGCCCGCTGATCGGCATGGACAAGGACGAGATCATCGCCCTCTCGCGGCGCATCGGCACATTCGACATCTCCATCGAGCCGTATGAGGACTGCTGCGCGCTCTTCTCGCCGAAGCACCCGAACACAAAGCCGCTGCTCGAGGCCATTGAACGCGAGGAGCGCAAACTCCCGCTCGAGGAGCTCATCGACGAGGCGGTGCGCGGGGCCGAAATACACAACATCTCTCTGAAATAG
- a CDS encoding YifB family Mg chelatase-like AAA ATPase gives MTTSVASMGLFGLDAYPVTVETDVSTGLPAFDIVGLPGTAVKESRDRVRAALKNCGFQYPVSRITVNLAPADTHKEGPVYDLPILIGILSATKQIPAPPQDAAFLGELSLGGQLRPARGALAMAIGARDRGFKVIYLPAENAESAAAVGGIEIVAVRSVPELCEMLRGERERRVVPFCPARESEVLTGLPDFADVRGQQNVKRALEIAAAGGHNILMIGPPGAGKSMLAKRLPGILPPMSFDEALEATKVYSVANALPDGVSLLTARPFRSPHHTISSVGLTGGGSMPRPGEISLAHNGVLFLDELPEFSKAALEALRQPLEDHTVSITRSNFTLRFPCRITLVCAMNPCRCGYLGHPTRHCTCTPAQVAQYRSRISGPLLDRIDLHVDVQPVGYDEMESRAPGESSAAVRARVVAAREIAQRRMAGEALTCNAAMGRAEIARYCTPSAEAAALLKSSYETLGFTARSYDRILKVARTIADLAGSERIEAEHVAEAVTYRSLDRKYFGEL, from the coding sequence ATGACCACATCCGTTGCGAGCATGGGGCTCTTCGGGCTCGACGCCTATCCCGTCACGGTGGAGACCGACGTGTCGACGGGACTGCCCGCCTTTGATATTGTGGGTCTGCCCGGCACCGCCGTCAAGGAGTCGCGCGACCGGGTGCGCGCGGCGCTGAAAAACTGCGGGTTTCAGTACCCGGTGTCGCGCATCACTGTCAACCTCGCCCCCGCTGACACCCACAAGGAGGGGCCGGTCTACGACCTGCCCATTCTCATCGGCATCCTCTCGGCGACAAAGCAGATTCCCGCGCCGCCGCAGGACGCGGCCTTTCTCGGCGAGCTCTCGCTCGGCGGGCAGCTGCGCCCCGCGCGCGGGGCGCTCGCCATGGCCATCGGCGCGCGCGACCGGGGTTTTAAGGTGATCTATCTCCCGGCTGAGAACGCCGAGTCGGCCGCCGCGGTCGGCGGCATTGAGATTGTGGCGGTGCGCTCGGTGCCCGAGCTCTGCGAGATGCTGCGCGGCGAGCGGGAGCGGCGCGTCGTGCCCTTTTGCCCCGCCCGCGAAAGCGAAGTCCTCACGGGGCTTCCCGACTTTGCCGATGTGCGCGGGCAGCAGAATGTCAAGCGCGCGCTTGAAATCGCCGCAGCCGGCGGGCACAACATCCTGATGATCGGCCCGCCGGGTGCGGGCAAGAGCATGCTCGCAAAGCGTCTGCCCGGCATTCTGCCGCCGATGAGCTTTGACGAAGCGCTTGAGGCCACCAAGGTCTACTCGGTGGCAAACGCGCTGCCCGACGGCGTGAGTCTGCTCACGGCGCGGCCTTTCCGCTCGCCCCACCATACCATCTCCTCCGTGGGGCTGACCGGCGGCGGGTCGATGCCGCGGCCGGGCGAGATCTCGCTTGCCCACAACGGGGTGCTCTTTCTCGACGAGCTGCCCGAGTTTTCAAAGGCCGCGCTCGAGGCGCTGCGTCAGCCGCTCGAGGACCACACGGTCAGCATCACCCGGTCGAATTTCACGCTGCGCTTCCCCTGCCGGATCACGCTGGTCTGCGCAATGAATCCCTGCCGGTGCGGCTATCTCGGCCACCCGACCCGGCACTGTACCTGCACGCCCGCCCAGGTCGCGCAGTACCGCTCGCGCATCTCGGGGCCGCTTCTCGACCGCATCGACCTTCACGTCGACGTGCAGCCCGTGGGATACGACGAGATGGAGTCCCGGGCTCCGGGCGAGTCCTCGGCCGCCGTGCGCGCGCGGGTGGTCGCCGCCCGCGAGATCGCGCAGCGCCGCATGGCCGGTGAGGCGCTCACCTGCAACGCGGCGATGGGCCGCGCCGAAATCGCGCGCTACTGCACACCCTCTGCCGAGGCGGCGGCGCTGCTGAAATCCTCCTACGAGACGCTCGGTTTCACCGCGCGAAGCTACGACCGCATTCTCAAGGTAGCGCGCACCATCGCCGACCTCGCGGGCAGCGAGCGCATCGAGGCCGAGCACGTCGCCGAGGCCGTCACCTACCGCAGCCTCGACCGGAAGTACTTCGGCGAGCTGTAG
- a CDS encoding competence/damage-inducible protein A: MNAEILAVGTELLLGNILNTNARYLSERLPEAGINVYYQSVCGDNPQRLKETLSLALSRSDMVITTGGLGPTYDDLTKETVAEALGLRLVLHEPSLRLIEQYMASLGREMTPIQRKQAMQPEGATVFRNDWGTAPACAVEARGKVVILLPGPPREMEPLFEHCVLPWLAKFSEGVLLSHTVHIFGVGEAEVEERLSHLLRDSVNPTVAPYAKQGEVQLRVSAKAGTREAAEALIAPAIEAVRAELGDHVYGIDVGSLQAAVVALLRERGLKLATAESCTAGLLSKRITEIPGASEVFECGVTSYANRIKHELLGVSEQTLREFGAVSEPVACQMAEGVRRLAGADIGVGITGLAGPGGGSTEKPVGLVYVALSTAGGTEAKRLMLARVNPDRENIRYLASSNALDMVRRALMKQN; this comes from the coding sequence ATGAACGCGGAAATTCTTGCAGTGGGAACCGAGCTGCTGCTCGGCAACATCCTCAACACAAACGCCCGCTATCTCAGCGAGCGCCTGCCCGAGGCGGGCATCAACGTCTACTACCAGTCGGTCTGCGGGGACAACCCGCAGCGCCTGAAAGAGACCCTCTCGCTCGCCCTCTCGCGCAGCGACATGGTCATCACGACCGGCGGCCTCGGCCCGACCTACGACGATCTGACCAAGGAGACGGTCGCCGAGGCGCTGGGGCTGCGGCTCGTGCTGCACGAGCCGAGCCTGCGGCTCATCGAGCAGTACATGGCCTCCCTCGGGCGGGAGATGACCCCCATTCAGCGCAAACAGGCCATGCAGCCCGAGGGTGCGACGGTCTTTCGCAACGACTGGGGCACGGCGCCCGCCTGCGCGGTGGAGGCGAGGGGAAAGGTCGTCATCCTGCTGCCCGGGCCGCCGCGCGAGATGGAGCCTCTGTTTGAGCACTGCGTCTTGCCCTGGCTCGCCAAATTCTCCGAGGGGGTGCTCCTGTCCCACACGGTGCACATCTTCGGCGTGGGCGAGGCCGAGGTCGAGGAGAGACTCTCCCATCTGCTGCGCGACAGTGTGAATCCCACGGTCGCCCCCTACGCCAAGCAGGGCGAGGTGCAGCTGCGCGTGAGCGCCAAAGCCGGCACCCGCGAGGCCGCCGAGGCGCTGATCGCCCCGGCGATCGAAGCGGTGCGCGCCGAGCTCGGCGACCATGTCTACGGCATCGACGTCGGCAGTCTGCAGGCGGCGGTGGTCGCGCTTCTTCGCGAGCGCGGACTCAAGCTCGCGACCGCCGAGAGCTGCACGGCGGGGCTTCTCTCCAAGCGCATCACGGAGATCCCGGGCGCGTCGGAGGTCTTTGAGTGCGGTGTGACGAGCTACGCAAACCGCATCAAGCACGAGCTGCTCGGCGTGTCCGAGCAGACGCTGCGCGAGTTCGGCGCGGTGAGCGAGCCCGTGGCGTGTCAGATGGCCGAGGGGGTGCGCCGCCTTGCGGGCGCCGACATCGGCGTGGGCATCACGGGGCTCGCAGGGCCCGGCGGCGGCTCGACCGAAAAGCCGGTGGGGCTTGTGTATGTGGCGCTGAGCACCGCCGGGGGCACCGAGGCGAAGCGGCTCATGCTCGCGCGCGTGAACCCCGACCGGGAGAACATCCGCTATCTCGCCTCGTCAAACGCGCTCGACATGGTTCGCCGCGCGCTGATGAAACAAAACTGA
- a CDS encoding 4'-phosphopantetheinyl transferase family protein — protein MTQYYFYQTPGRASYAAVERQVKRDAAAFLRACCRRPPLAVRLVKNALGAPGVEGAPEICVSYSHSGPYFAMALSTAPVGIDIEQRRPVNLAVARRFAPAEQDYVTCEGERGFFALWTLKEAYLKLLGRGIAGGLASFSVVDAGRIKKCCRDHYLGSMWISPSLCLGIASDEGPVRPVQSQFVLL, from the coding sequence ATGACACAGTACTATTTCTACCAGACGCCGGGCCGCGCGAGTTACGCCGCGGTGGAGCGGCAGGTCAAGCGCGACGCGGCGGCGTTTCTGCGCGCCTGCTGCCGGCGGCCGCCTCTCGCGGTGCGGCTTGTCAAAAACGCCCTCGGCGCGCCGGGGGTGGAGGGGGCGCCGGAGATCTGCGTGAGCTACTCTCACAGCGGCCCCTACTTTGCCATGGCTCTGTCCACCGCGCCGGTCGGCATCGACATCGAGCAGCGCCGGCCCGTCAATCTCGCGGTCGCGCGCCGCTTTGCCCCTGCCGAACAGGATTATGTCACCTGCGAGGGGGAGCGGGGCTTCTTCGCGCTCTGGACGCTCAAGGAGGCCTATCTGAAACTGCTCGGCCGCGGCATCGCGGGGGGGCTAGCAAGTTTCTCGGTGGTCGACGCCGGCCGGATAAAAAAATGCTGCCGGGATCACTATCTCGGCAGCATGTGGATCAGTCCGTCGCTCTGTCTGGGCATCGCCTCGGACGAAGGGCCGGTCAGACCGGTACAAAGTCAATTTGTCTTGCTGTGA